From Streptomyces qinzhouensis, one genomic window encodes:
- the aroA gene encoding 3-phosphoshikimate 1-carboxyvinyltransferase gives MTEAPAHPAPALWPAPYATGAVEATVTVPGSKSVTNRALVLAALAAEPGWLRRPLRSRDSLLMAEALRALGVGIEEGVGPDGEGEAWRVIPAGLHGPATVDVGNAGTVMRFLPPVAALADGPVRFDGDPRSYERPLHGVIDALRALGARIDDDGRGSLPMTVHGGGALDGGSVEIDASSSSQFVSALLLSAPRFNQGVEVRHVGGRLPSMPHIRMTVDMLRAVGAQVDEPETGGEPNVWRVTSSALLGRDLVIEPDLSNAQPFLAAALITGGRVTVRDWPERTTQPGDALRRIFTEMGGACELTDLGLTFTGSGRIHGIDVDLSEVGELTPGIAAVAALADSPSTLRGVAHLRLHETDRLAALTREINGLGGDVTETEDGLHIRPRTLHGGVFHTYDDHRMATAGSIIGLAVKGVDIENVATTAKTLPDFPAMWAAMLGVPETAGAES, from the coding sequence ATGACCGAAGCCCCGGCGCACCCCGCCCCCGCCCTCTGGCCCGCCCCCTACGCGACCGGAGCCGTCGAAGCGACGGTGACCGTGCCCGGATCCAAGTCGGTCACCAACCGCGCCCTCGTCCTGGCCGCCCTCGCGGCCGAGCCGGGCTGGCTGCGCCGCCCCCTGCGCTCCCGCGACAGCCTGCTGATGGCCGAGGCGCTGCGCGCCCTCGGCGTCGGCATCGAGGAGGGCGTCGGCCCCGACGGCGAGGGCGAGGCCTGGCGCGTCATCCCCGCCGGACTGCACGGCCCCGCCACCGTCGACGTCGGCAACGCGGGCACCGTCATGCGCTTCCTGCCGCCCGTCGCCGCCCTCGCCGACGGCCCCGTCCGCTTCGACGGCGACCCCCGGTCGTACGAGCGGCCCCTGCACGGCGTGATCGACGCACTGCGCGCCCTGGGCGCCCGGATCGACGACGACGGCCGCGGCTCCCTCCCCATGACCGTCCACGGCGGCGGCGCCCTGGACGGCGGCTCCGTGGAGATCGACGCCTCCTCCTCGTCACAGTTCGTCTCCGCCCTGCTGCTCTCCGCCCCCCGCTTCAACCAGGGCGTCGAGGTACGGCACGTGGGCGGCAGGCTGCCGTCGATGCCACACATCCGGATGACCGTCGACATGCTGCGCGCGGTCGGCGCCCAGGTCGACGAGCCGGAAACCGGCGGCGAACCCAATGTGTGGCGGGTCACCTCCTCCGCGCTCCTCGGCCGCGATCTGGTCATCGAGCCCGACCTCTCCAACGCCCAGCCCTTCCTGGCCGCCGCGCTGATCACCGGCGGCCGGGTCACCGTCCGCGACTGGCCCGAACGCACCACCCAGCCCGGCGACGCGCTGCGCCGGATCTTCACCGAGATGGGCGGCGCCTGCGAGCTGACCGACCTCGGCCTCACCTTCACCGGCAGCGGCCGGATCCACGGCATCGACGTCGACCTCTCCGAGGTCGGCGAGCTGACCCCCGGCATCGCCGCCGTCGCCGCCCTCGCCGACTCCCCCTCCACCCTGCGGGGCGTCGCCCATCTGCGGCTCCACGAAACGGACCGGCTGGCCGCACTCACCCGCGAGATCAACGGACTCGGCGGCGATGTCACCGAAACCGAGGACGGCCTCCACATCCGCCCCCGCACCCTGCACGGCGGCGTCTTCCACACCTACGACGACCACCGCATGGCCACCGCGGGCAGCATCATCGGCCTCGCCGTCAAGGGCGTCGACATCGAGAACGTGGCGACCACCGCCAAAACCCTCCCCGACTTCCCGGCGATGTGGGCCGCCATGCTCGGCGTACCCGAGACGGCGGGGGCCGAAAGCTGA
- a CDS encoding M50 family metallopeptidase: MDRTPVAGLADATTGLLLSSASPAELWDRLTGIQPAPEQWIIVLSGALALIAVVPNPIWRLSRNAVTIAHEGGHGLIALLTGRKLEGIRLHSDTSGLTVSRGRPTGIGMILTAAAGYTAPPLLGLGGAALLTAGRTTLLLWLATGLLLAMLMMIRNVYGVLTVVLTGAAFLLISWLAEPGVQAGFAATAVWFLLLGGVRPAFELQAKRRHGGASDSDADQLSRLTHVPAGLWLFLFHAVSLCSLIGGGRWLLGLR; the protein is encoded by the coding sequence ATGGACAGGACCCCCGTCGCCGGTCTCGCCGACGCCACGACCGGCCTTCTCCTGAGCAGCGCGTCCCCGGCCGAGCTATGGGACCGGCTCACCGGCATCCAGCCGGCGCCGGAACAGTGGATCATCGTGCTCAGCGGCGCCCTCGCCCTGATCGCGGTCGTCCCCAACCCGATATGGCGGCTCTCCCGCAACGCCGTCACCATCGCCCACGAGGGCGGGCACGGACTGATCGCCCTGCTCACCGGCCGCAAACTGGAGGGCATCCGGCTGCACTCCGACACCAGCGGACTGACCGTGAGCCGGGGCCGGCCCACCGGAATCGGCATGATCCTCACCGCCGCCGCGGGCTACACCGCCCCGCCCCTGCTCGGCCTCGGCGGCGCCGCGCTGCTCACCGCCGGGCGGACCACCCTGCTGCTGTGGCTGGCCACAGGTCTGCTGCTGGCGATGCTGATGATGATCAGGAATGTGTACGGGGTCCTCACAGTCGTCCTGACGGGCGCCGCCTTCCTGCTGATCTCCTGGCTCGCCGAACCCGGCGTCCAGGCCGGGTTCGCCGCCACCGCGGTCTGGTTCCTGCTGCTCGGCGGGGTCCGTCCGGCCTTCGAGCTCCAGGCCAAGCGCCGCCACGGCGGCGCCTCCGACTCCGACGCCGATCAGCTGTCCCGGCTCACCCACGTCCCGGCCGGACTATGGCTGTTCCTCTTCCACGCGGTCTCGCTCTGCTCGCTGATCGGCGGCGGACGCTGGCTGCTCGGCCTCCGGTGA